Proteins encoded by one window of Vigna radiata var. radiata cultivar VC1973A chromosome 5, Vradiata_ver6, whole genome shotgun sequence:
- the LOC106760650 gene encoding uncharacterized protein LOC106760650 produces the protein MCEMIGKYGVGYKPPSYHDIREKLLKQAVNKTDEILEDYKEEWKKTGCTIMSDGWTDKKRRSICNFLVNNPKGTIFLYSLDTSYISKTTDKVLKMLDDVVEFVGEENVVQVVTDNATNFKAVGELLMQKRERLYWTPCAAHCIDLIFEDFEKNLKVHELTIKKGRKITTYINGRSMLMSLLKKFTKGRDFDKTSSEEWKTSKFGTSQEGKKVQYVVLDSRFWKNVSTCLKAAAPLMVVLRLVDSDVKPAMGFIYEEMDCAKEKIRSNFNDIKKSYEEVWRRIGARWDNQLHRPLHAATYFLNPYFHYEPNFRSDDGGEVKEVLYFCMRRLIPDMAERRKVNLQIVEFHNARGLFGMEDAKECRKELNPREWWDMFGDGTLELKRFAIRILSLTCSSSGCDEWITEEANDVVEIDQVEGENDGENVHLDEATTDPALDALDLDNKTFGNNEDAQHSSEEELDEDDDGDDDAIIKDWRIRHREFGISIYDSSKKLSSPDHVVLEHFNPVCRNVVLCGM, from the exons ATGTGTGAAATGATTGGTAAGTATGGAGTTGGATACAAACCACCATCTTATCATGACATTAGAGAAAAGCTGTTGAAACAAGCTGTGAATAAAACAGATGAAATCCTTGAGGATTATAAGGAGGAGTGGAAGAAAACTGGATGTACAATTATGTCGGATGGTTGGACAGATAAAAAAAGACGTTCTATTTGCAACTTCTTGGTGAATAATCCTAAAGGGacgatttttctttattcacttGACACTTCATACATATCAAAAACAACtgataaagttttaaaaatgttagatgatgttgttgagtttGTTGGAGAAGAAAATGTTGTTCAAGTTGTCACTGATAATGCTACAAATTTCAAGGCAGTTGGAGAGTTGTTGATGCAAAAGAGGGAAAGATTGTATTGGACTCCATGCGCAGCACATTGCATTGATTTgatatttgaagattttgaaaaaaatttaaaggtcCATGAATTGACAATTAAGAAGGGAAGAAAGATTACCACTTACATTAATGGAAGATCAATGTTGATGTCCTTGttgaaaaagttcactaaaggtAGAGACTTTGATAAGACCAG CTCTGAAGAGTGGAAGACAAGCAAGTTTGGAACTTCACAAGAGGGCAAGAAAGTACAATATGTGGTATTAGATAGTCGGTTCTGGAAGAATGTCTCCACATGCCTGAAAGCTGCTGCCCCTCTTATGGTGGTCTTAAGATTAGTAGACTCAGATGTAAAACCCGCAATGGGTTTTATTTATGAAGAGATGGATTGTGCAAAAGAGAAGATTAGGTCTAACTTCAACGATATCAAAAAGag TTATGAAGAGGTTTGGAGAAGAATTGGTGCTCGATGGGATAATCAACTTCATAGGCCTTTGCATGCAGCTACCTATTTTCTGAACCCCTATTTCCACTATGAACCTAACTTTAGAAGTGATGATGGTGGAGAGGTGAAAGAAGTATTGTATTTTTGCATGAGAAGATTGATACCAGATAtggcagaaagaagaaaagttaatttacaaattgttgaatttcataATGCTAGAGGACTTTTTGGAATGGAAGATGCAAAGGAGTGTAGGAAAGAGTTAAATCCTAGGGAATGGTGGGACATGTTTGGTGATGGAACTCTGGAGTTGAAGAGATTTGCTATTCGAATTCTAAGCTTGACTTGTAGTTCTTCTGGAT GTGATGAATGGATAACTGAAGAGGCaaatgatgttgttgagattgaTCAAGTTGAAGGTGAAAATGATGGTGAAAATGTTCACTTAGATGAAGCAACAACAGATCCTGCTTTAGATGCTCTTGATCTTGATAATAAAACATTTGGGAACAATGAGGATGCACAACATTCATCAGAGGAAGAGttagatgaggatgatgatggaGATGATGATGCCATTATTAAGGATTGGAGGATTAGGCATAGAGAATTTggaatttcaatttat